In Nitrospira sp., one genomic interval encodes:
- a CDS encoding methylenetetrahydrofolate reductase, with the protein MNREPRRLKDVLAQGQFAVTVEYNPPKGTNLTHVVESAKALLGRVHGVNVTDNTAAIVRAGSMPVCRVLYEMGHDPVMQLTCRDRNRIAMQSDLMGAHILGIRNILCLTGDYPTVGDHKEAKPVYDLDSVQVMQLVQGLNQGRDYAGNKLDGATAFTIGGAVTPEADPVGPMLVKFEVKVRAGAEFFQTQAIYQPDQFKTFMEAVRPFKVKVLAGILLLRNAKMAEFMNANIPGVCVPQTMIDELRAAGDKHALDAGVEIAVRTIKAVRSFCDGVHIMAIKATDRLPEILAKAELG; encoded by the coding sequence ATGAATCGAGAGCCGCGTCGCCTGAAAGACGTCTTGGCGCAGGGGCAGTTTGCCGTAACGGTGGAATATAATCCGCCGAAGGGCACAAACCTGACGCATGTGGTCGAGAGCGCCAAGGCACTGCTCGGCCGCGTCCACGGCGTGAACGTCACCGACAATACCGCGGCGATCGTGCGGGCCGGGTCCATGCCGGTCTGCCGCGTCCTGTATGAGATGGGACATGACCCGGTCATGCAGTTGACCTGCCGGGACCGCAATCGCATTGCCATGCAGTCCGACCTGATGGGGGCGCACATTCTTGGGATCCGCAACATCCTCTGCTTGACCGGTGACTATCCGACGGTCGGCGACCATAAGGAGGCCAAGCCGGTCTACGATCTCGATTCCGTGCAAGTCATGCAGCTGGTGCAGGGCTTGAATCAAGGCCGGGATTACGCGGGCAACAAGCTGGATGGAGCCACCGCCTTCACGATCGGGGGCGCTGTCACGCCCGAAGCCGATCCGGTCGGGCCGATGCTGGTGAAGTTCGAAGTGAAGGTCCGGGCGGGGGCGGAGTTCTTCCAGACGCAAGCGATCTATCAACCGGACCAATTCAAAACCTTTATGGAGGCGGTGCGCCCCTTTAAGGTCAAGGTGCTCGCCGGAATCCTCCTCCTGCGGAACGCTAAGATGGCGGAATTCATGAACGCCAACATTCCGGGCGTGTGTGTGCCCCAGACGATGATCGACGAGTTGCGTGCCGCGGGAGACAAACATGCATTGGATGCCGGTGTCGAGATTGCCGTGCGAACCATCAAGGCCGTCCGGTCCTTCTGCGACGGAGTCCATATCATGGCCATCAAGGCGACCGATCGGTTGCCGGAGATCCTGGCCAAGGCGGAGTTGGGGTGA